TTgaaaagagtttggttttgctattTTTCGAGTGTCGGCCACGATTATGTTCTATTTTACACTACcgtatacatatattttaattttttactcaTTTCATTTGTACATCTGATTAAAttatgagtatgtctcttgtgagacggtctcacgaatctttatctgtgagactggtcaaccctaccgatattcacaataaaaagtaatactcttaacataaaatgtaatactttttaatgaattatccaaataagagatccgtctcacaaaatacgactcgtgagaccgtctcacacaaatttttaccttaAATTATCATACTTTGTGATATGTTATATCCATTATTTATCTTGACATGATATAAAACTTTTATCAAAGAACATTTCCATGTAAGAAAAGGTACAATTTATATATAGTTTGTTCACTGTAGGGAAGATAATAGGTAGGATGTCACATATTCAGTTTCATcctcatttattatatttaatttcatcatcatCTTCGTCGGTATTCAATTTTCTATACTCATATGATGATTAGATATTTATATACTAtccaaatatcatattatcacatataattgaattttatcaaatttgaattatttcgaaTACATTATGAATATTTACTAAATTGTTgagattaaaataaaaaataacaaattaaacattatagaaaaataataaagtattaggaacaatttatcataatatcattgtagaacaaaaatattattatatatataatcgggTATTCGGTCGGGTATGAAGATTATGAGCCAATCGTCATTCCAAATTACTCATTTATTTAATcgagtaaataaatttttttataatcagGGTCGGATATCGGATTCTTCATGGAAATTGTGTCCACTCTAATACCAAATCTAAATTTGACCAAAATTTTAACCCATGACTAGAAATACGAGGGTAAAATCGTCAACAGCCTATGATAGCATGCGGCTTCACTCCAAAGCTCCCCACAACGGGTGTTATTTCCGGCCCCACAATTTAGGTTAATAACATTTTGTGCCACCGTATCCATCGGCAAAAtcagaattttttattttaaattattttataagaaataaaatgaaaaaaataatcagataatcgaatgtatatatatatatatatacgtgtgtgtgtgtgtatatatatattactacaTGTTCTTTGTTCATACTCTCTCTTTCTCGATTTCGAGTCACACCCCAGCTACGCAGCGACCCAGTTCTCAGATCATCCGCGGGAGTCAATCCCCAGAACCCACGTCCAGCTTTCCCCCAAATCAGCTGTTTATGCTCAGATTTTTCTGGTCAATTGATGTAGCAATAATCGCTGGCGCAATCCCCCTTGTATTCGCACGCGTATTGATACGGTGCTTGTCGTTTGCTTTTGTTGTAATAATCTTGCTTTGGTTTATGGGGTTGATACAGATGTTATAGAGCCAGTGGAGATGGACGTAAATCCCATGCCTCATGCGGTGGCGATAGCATGCACTGCGTAGGATACGTGGTGGTTCTCGTTCGTGGTTTTTCTTGTGTTGATTTCCGGGGAATTTGGTTGCGCGATGCCGAATCAGGTCGTGAAAGCGAAGCGAGGGTCGGTGGTGTCATGCATGACGTGTCCTCTCTGCCACAAGCTGTTTCGTGATGCTACTACGATTATCGAATGCCTTCATACGTGTGAGTGGCTTCTCTTTTGATATAATTGTTTGGATTCGTGGTTTTCTCTCGTGATTTGGCGCGGGTTCTTCGAATTATGACTTGTTTTGGAGTGTGATGGTGGTTGTGTCATCTGGGATTTTTTCGTTGAGTTTGTGATATTCAATTTCCATTTTTTGTTTTGTGGGATCATGTGCTAGCGATCTGGGAGCTGCATGTGTTCATGGGTTGTTTGTGTGAATTTTTGTATTCATATTCATCTCGGTGGACATATGTTATTGTCTGCTCGGTGGGAAGTTTATTTATCTCTGGATAAATGATTAGATTTATACATGTGAGCTGAATAAGGTGAGTTTCCCGTTTCATTGATCTAATGATCCGTATGGTGTTGAAGTTTACTtgatttcaattaactcgttacgCCTATATTTGACAGATCTGCTGATTGATATTCTTCTTGGCTTCTTGTTTAATGGCGACGCAACTGATATTCTTTTATCTTAATATTATCCAGTTTGCAGGAAATGCATATTCAAGAAGCTATTGGATGAGGAAATGGACTGCTGCCCAGTTTGCGATATTGATCTGGGATGTGCTCCTTTAGAGAAATTGAGGTAGCTATCTATCAGCATTGCTCGCTTTCTTTCACACACACTAGCTCGCACTTATACTGGCTTCTCTGCatgttcttctttcttttcattAGCGTACGATACAGGATTTTTTTGCATGCTCGTGTGAATTTTCCTATGTAAATCGTGAATAGCTCATTGTTTCTTGTACATAAtgtaccttttttttttctatcagACTTATTGCAGTAAAATTGAAAGGATAACCTTGTTTATTTGTGCACTTTATGTGAACCTCACATTTCGTCATTTGAACGTGGGCTACATCATTCTTCTTTATCATTTCACTCATGATTGTGTATCAGGCCTGATCATAATTTGCAAGATATAAGAGCAAAAATATTCCCTTATAAGAGGATACATGTGAAGGCTCTGGAGGTCGTGACTCCTGTCACTTTTCCAGCCAAAAGAAAGGAAAGATCTCTCTCATCATTGGTGGTCAGCACTCCAAGAATTTCGACGCAGAGTGGGATGACTGGTAGAAGATCAAAATCCATTGCTAGAAAAGCTTCGAGAGGTTCAAGTTTCATCGCAGAGAAACATTTTAGAAAAGAGGAAGAATCGAGTGACCACCCTGAGAGCTCTAGCTCACGGGagattttaacaaaatttacTCAGATTGCGCGAAAGGTGAAGTATAGAGTTACAATTAGTTTGAATATAACCTCATCCGTGGACTATGAAGacttttgtatttgctacaactATGATTCCTCATGCTGCAGAAATCTACTGCTGCTGAGCCATCTGATAAAGGAGGGCAGAATCGTTCTGAACTTTGGGAGGGGAGACTTGATCTTTGGAAACCATTAACGTGTTTGGTGGATGCAGCGAATAGGAGCAAATCCTCAAAGTTTACAACTCAAGTATCTGCTACTAAATCAGAATCCCATGAGAATGAGAGAGATCTTGCTAAGAcaaaaaataaggaaaacaGGCTGAAATCGAAGGTTCAAGCTGAGAACTCTACTCTTCACTCCCCACAAGAATCTGTAAAACCTAAAAAATTGAGGAGAGGTCGCCAGAAAGAGGTTGAAAACTCTGGAGAATTCAGGGTCCCACCTCAGGTTCTGCTCGAAGCTGCCTGTGCTAGATTTGACCAAAAGAATCATCCGGTTTGGTTCTCATTAGTGGCATCTGATGAGCAGTAAGCAGTCACATATATCCTTAGAAGAATGTGAAATGACATTTCGTTTTGAAGCCAACTATCTGCCATTTGTAATTTTCTGTATTATATCTTCAGGGATGGAGACGCACCGTTGCCTCAGATTACTTCTAGTTACCTGAGAATAAAGTAAGTGCTCGATAACTTTTATTGCTCTAACTTCTGAATGAGAAATACTTTTGAATGAAAATGTGTTCCTGTTGGGATGTTTTAGTCCTTATATTCTCCACCAGAATTGCACAACATTATTAGTGGCTTATAACTTCAATTATCTGGATGCATGTCAACAAAATTGTCAGCCGATGGTACATGAGAAGAGTGTTACTTAACACATTTACAAGCTGTTGTGCAagcaattaattaaatctcaCGGTATTGGGAATTCCTTTGGAATGATCTGAAATGTTTCCGTGCTACTATGGTCGagagtttcattttttttgtaaattcaaaTTTGGCATGGCTATCTACCATTTTACCAAGATATAGTGGATTGTCAGTTGCAGATCTTAATCAgcagtgaaattttttttttgtaaattcaaaCTTGGCATGGCGTTCTACCATTTTACGAGGATATAGTTGACTGTAAGTTGCAGATCTTAATCAGCTGTGAAATTTTTTCACGATGAGAGAGCTTCTCTTCTTGGGAAGGTGGACTTGTTTTGGTCCACACCATGTCTTTTTGGCTATGTTGCCATTTGTCCATCACCCCTGGATCCTCGAATGATCTAACACACCCATAGGCAAATAAATACAAGGCTGATGAGGAACTAGCACCAATTGATCTCATACCCTGTAAACAGATCCTTGAGTATGTGTGGGGCCGGTACCATTATAATAAGTCCCTCAGGGCCGTCGCAGTTGTCATGTGCTGCGACAACCTTCAAAGAATCACAATGGATATCTAATATCATGTGGGTCCACATGATATTAGATATCCATTGTGATTCTTTGAAGGTTGTCGCAGTTGAAAATTTATCAAGTAACTGTGTTGTAAACTTTTAGAATTCTTGCAGATAGTTCTTTATATTCCCTTTTGGAGGTTCTGCTATGCGAACTTTGCCTTCTTGTTGGAGTCTGCATTTGCTATTATGAAGAATAAGTCAGAAACTCGAGCTTATAAATTAAACTCGTACTCACTTATCTCATCTGCatcttataatatatatattatacttcCAATTCTTTTAGTTTAGCTGAATTATTAATCACACAGGAAAAAAGACAGGAATGAAGGGATGGTTTATGGGCTCTTGCACTAAAACCATAAAAAGTTTTGTACTTGGCAACATTCAGTTTAAAATATAACTGATTATATCCGTCGATTTTCACAGGGATGGGAGCGTACCGGTTTCTCTGATTAAAAAATACCTGAAATTGAAGTTGGATCTTGCAAGCGAAAATGAGGTAGCTCAATTCATTCCATTCTGATCAAATAGATGTGGCTTCTGGCACCATCAATCTAGCAAATGTAGTCACAATTTCCTGTCTGTCATTTTTGAATATCAGTAACTTCTTTTATTTTCACTTTCTTTCACTAGCGGCCTTAGTTCTGAGATGGTGATTCTTATGCCTATAAAGTCATATTTACAGCAACAATGTGTATGCTAATCAAACTTTGTAGGTCGAAATAAAATGCATGGGACAGACAGTGATCCCCACACTAACGCTGAATAATCTTGTCGAACTCTGGCTTCAAACAACTGGCACAGAAAGAGCATCAGCCAACATTGGCTCGTCTGCAAAAGACTTCGTGATGGTATTATGCTATGCCCGCAAATTTCCAGCAGCCAGTTGACTGTGTCTGGTTCGCATTCTTTTCTCATGTCCTAAGAAGCTCGTGTTACATCATAGCACTTCTGAGCGATTCGCACGTGCTCTAAAAATTTATGTTATCTAATATGGAGAGAATGATTCTTGCGAGTTTATTGTGTTTGATGACTTGATCTACAAGCTGCGTGAAACCATTTGTGTTATTGTGTGCATTTGTCATTTCATATAGTTATGCAACCTCTTCTGAGTAGCATGATTATTCAGGGATGGATGTGTTGAAACATAATATATTATTGATACCTGATATTATTTTGTTGATATTAAATTTCTTGCTAACGTTACTTGATATCAAATTtgaagttaaattttttaaattacatttaaatacttTCCCGAAGTTTCTAGTTATAGTTTTGTTTCTTAAatcaattatttgaaatataaatattaaacgttcatttttttttaaaaaaaaaacaatgctTGTGTTTGCttcatatttttattcgatCATAAACAAtgcttatatatattttttgaagatacaactattatttatttgagttcCTATATTATTCTTCTgtcacatacatatatattatttttatatataggtattttgtgagacgattttatagatttatatacGTGAGACGAATCGACGTGATCTATATCTAAATTAAATATGTGTGTGAGACTAATttgaacaattttaaaaattggcaTGATATGTGTTGGtattaatatatatagtaatagtAAATAATAAGAACCTTTGTATTAACaacattttatttgtatttcctTTGGGCTTGGGATTAGAAGAATCCAATTTAAGATACATAGTTATCTAAATCATGTATCTAAATCCGTAAAAAATAAATCCTTAGCCCTCAAATCTAAATGTGCCTAGAGAaaacaacaaattttaaaaaaaacccaaaacccCGTCTCAAACTCTTTTAGGCTTGAGATCGGACTTGTAGTTCAGTTGTTCTTCACCCGTTCCTCTTTGTCTATACACTAGGGTTCGAATCTTCCTCCTCTTTGTACTAAAAAAAAGCAAACTCTTCTACACTCTCGGTTTAGTGTCTTTTAATCACCTTAAGTTCATGGTGCTTATTTTAGATTTAGATTAAATGTGATTTTAGATTTTATACTATTTAACGAATTTGATTATATGGAAAATACACAatagattaaataaaaaaacgtgCATTGGAAACTTCTGAAATTAGATTGTCAAGTTTTAGTTTACAtgttacacacacacacttgaaattatattataaagttTTCAGTATATTATAATTCAATACAAGGTATCGGAAATCATTTCAAACGTGGTGTTTTCAAAGCATATGATAATTAAAACATCACCTTAAGTTTTGTTGCTATAATCAATGGTTTTGTCGATAGTAATCGTATGATGACACATGTCATGATCCTGACCCGTATAGACACTGTCCACACGAGTAAGATCGAACACTTGAATCAATATTTTTGCATCAAATCAAAGTCATATAGTCGTTATTATTATTCCGTAAA
This genomic window from Primulina huaijiensis isolate GDHJ02 chromosome 7, ASM1229523v2, whole genome shotgun sequence contains:
- the LOC140980193 gene encoding E3 ubiquitin protein ligase DRIP2-like, whose product is MPNQVVKAKRGSVVSCMTCPLCHKLFRDATTIIECLHTFCRKCIFKKLLDEEMDCCPVCDIDLGCAPLEKLRPDHNLQDIRAKIFPYKRIHVKALEVVTPVTFPAKRKERSLSSLVVSTPRISTQSGMTGRRSKSIARKASRGSSFIAEKHFRKEEESSDHPESSSSREILTKFTQIARKKSTAAEPSDKGGQNRSELWEGRLDLWKPLTCLVDAANRSKSSKFTTQVSATKSESHENERDLAKTKNKENRLKSKVQAENSTLHSPQESVKPKKLRRGRQKEVENSGEFRVPPQVLLEAACARFDQKNHPVWFSLVASDEQDGDAPLPQITSSYLRIKDGSVPVSLIKKYLKLKLDLASENEVEIKCMGQTVIPTLTLNNLVELWLQTTGTERASANIGSSAKDFVMVLCYARKFPAAS